One Hordeum vulgare subsp. vulgare chromosome 4H, MorexV3_pseudomolecules_assembly, whole genome shotgun sequence DNA window includes the following coding sequences:
- the LOC123447653 gene encoding G-type lectin S-receptor-like serine/threonine-protein kinase At1g34300, translating into MAMALLRLRLLPCLLLLALAGAQAQQMTSFPAGNDTRPWLPTEASRVLVSPSRGMAAGFVATEGSSPRKYRFAVWVANVSSRAGPAGKTIIWYAHGDSDGVALEADGSSSLLVNAAGALTWAGASSTNATIWSPTNAGNATAPRLTLNDTGSLVFGSWSSFDHPTDTLMPGQAIPQAANTSAGGVTTLQSASGRYRLVNSKALKYYSGPSGSIYANMTGGGALLNLSTDGELMLGGGDTNPLIASDKGAKGRLRRLTLDDDGNLRLYSLFPPRREWRVVWELVQELCTIQGTCPGNNTICVPKGADGVTCVCPPGFRNRTGGGGCEAKKSVGTGGKFVRLDFVSFSGGAAAKSSDPGPFMAIQPPSNLKVCENMCRDDPSCPAFGYKFGGDRTCRLYKTRLVDGYWSPGTEMSTFVRVAETDNDTNPFTGMTTMIDTVCPVQLALPVPPKQKATTIRNIAIITTLFAVELLAGVLSFWAFLRKYSQYREMARTLGLEYLPAGGPRRFSYAELKTATKDFTDEVGHGAYGTVFRGELPDRRAVAVKQLSGVGGGEAEFWAEVTIIARMHHLNLVRMWGFCADKDKRMLVYEYVPNGSLDKYLFSSSSSAAPSGGSGGDQGEQSSEQGQQQKVMLDLHTRYRIALGVARAIAYLHEECLEWVLHCDIKPENILLEDDFCPKVSDFGLSKLTSKKEKVTMSRIRGTRGYMAPEWVIHREPITAKADVYSFGMVLLEIVSGRRNYGFRQESVGSEDWYFPKWAYEKVYVERRIEDIMDPRILLTVDDDADSVATVERMVKTAMWCLQDRADMRPSMGKVAKMLEGTVEITDPVKPTIFCVQDD; encoded by the coding sequence ATGGCCATGGCGCTCctccgtctccgtctcctcccctgcctcctcctcctggctCTCGCCGGCGCCCAGGCTCAGCAGATGACCTCCTTCCCCGCCGGCAACGACACCAGGCCCTGGCTCCCGACGGAGGCCAGCCGCGTCCTCGTCTCGCCGAGCCGCGGCATGGCCGCCGGCTTCGTGGCGACGGAGGGCTCGTCCCCGCGCAAGTACCGCTTCGCCGTCTGGGTCGCCAACGTCTCCTcccgcgcaggccccgccggcaaGACCATCATATGGTACGCGCACGGCGACTCCGACGGCGTCGCCCTCGAGGCCGACGGCAGCTCCTCCCTCCTCGTCAACGCCGCCGGGGCGCTCACCTGGGCCGGGGCCAGCAGCACCAACGCCACCATCTGGTCCCCGACCAACGCCGGCAACGCCACGGCTCCTAGGCTGACGCTCAACGACACGGGGAGCCTCGTGTTCGGCTCCTGGTCTAGCTTCGACCATCCCACTGACACGCTCATGCCGGGGCAGGCCATACCCCAGGCAGCCAACACCAGCGCCGGCGGCGTTACCACGCTGCAGTCTGCCAGCGGACGCTACCGGCTCGTCAACTCCAAGGCGCTCAAGTACTACTCGGGCCCCTCGGGCTCCATCTACGCCAACATGACCGGCGGCGGCGCGCTGCTCAACCTCTCCACCGACGGCGAGCTGATGCTCGGCGGCGGGGACACGAATCCGCTCATCGCCTCCGACAAGGGCGCTAAAGGCCGGCTGCGGCGCCTCACgctcgacgacgacggcaacctgCGCCTCTACAGCCTGTTCCCGCCGAGACGCGAGTGGCGCGTCGTGTGGGAGCTCGTGCAGGAGCTCTGCACCATCCAGGGCACCTGCCCCGGCAACAACACCATCTGCGTCCCCAAGGGCGCCGACGGCGTCACCTGCGTCTGCCCGCCCGGCTTCCGCAACAGGACCGGCGGGGGCGGCTGCGAGGCCAAGAAGAGCGTGGGCACCGGCGGCAAGTTCGTCCGGTTGGACTTCGTGTCCTTCTCCGGCGGCGCGGCCGCCAAGTCCTCCGACCCCGGCCCGTTCATGGCCATCCAGCCGCCCAGTAACCTGAAGGTCTGCGAGAATATGTGCCGGGACGACCCCAGCTGCCCGGCGTTCGGCTACAAGTTCGGCGGCGACCGGACGTGCCGCCTGTACAAGACGCGGCTGGTGGACGGGTACTGGTCGCCGGGTACGGAGATGTCGACCTTCGTGCGGGTGGCGGAGACGGACAACGACACGAACCCGTTCACGGGGATGACGACGATGATCGACACGGTGTGCCCCGTGCAGCTGGCGCTGCCGGTGCCGCCGAAGCAGAAGGCGACGACCATCCGCAACATCGCCATCATCACGACGCTGTTCGCGGTGGAGCTGCTGGCGGGGGTGCTGTCCTTCTGGGCCTTCCTGCGCAAGTACTCGCAGTACCGCGAGATGGCGCGCACGCTGGGGCTGGAGTACCTCCCCGCCGGCGGGCCCCGGCGGTTCTCGTACGCGGAGCTCAAGACGGCGACCAAGGACTTCACGGACGAGGTGGGGCACGGCGCGTACGGCACGGTGTTCCGCGGCGAGCTCCCCGACCGGCGGGCGGTGGCGGTGAAGCAGCTGAGCGGCGTGGGCGGCGGCGAGGCGGAGTTCTGGGCGGAGGTGACCATCATCGCGCGGATGCACCACCTGAACCTGGTGCGCATGTGGGGGTTCTGCGCGGACAAGGACAAGCGCATGCTGGTGTACGAGTACGTGCCCAACGGGTCGCTCGACAAGTACCTCTTCTCGAGCTCCTCCTCGGCGGCGCCgtccggcggcagcggcggcgaccAAGGAGAGCAGAGCTCGGAGCAAGGGCAGCAGCAGAAGGTGATGCTGGACCTGCACACCCGTTACCGGATCGCGCTGGGGGTGGCGCGGGCGATCGCGTACCTGCACGAGGAGTGCCTGGAGTGGGTGCTGCACTGCGACATCAAGCCGGAGAACATCCTGCTGGAGGACGACTTCTGCCCCAAGGTGTCCGACTTCGGGCTGTCCAAGCTGACGagcaagaaggagaaggtgaccaTGTCGAGGATCCGGGGCACGCGCGGCTACATGGCGCCGGAGTGGGTGATCCACCGGGAGCCCATCACGGCCAAGGCCGACGTGTACAGCTTCGGCATGGTGCTGCTGGAGATCGTGTCCGGGCGGCGCAACTACGGGTTCCGGCAGGAGTCGGTGGGCAGCGAGGACTGGTACTTCCCCAAGTGGGCGTACGAGAAGGTGTACGTGGAGCGGCGCATCGAGGACATCATGGACCCCCGCATCCTCCTCACCGTCGACGACGACGCCGACAGCGTCGCCACCGTCGAGCGCATGGTCAAGACGGCCATGTGGTGCCTCCAGGACCGCGCCGACATGCGCCCCTCCATGGGCAAGGTCGCCAAGATGCTCGAGGGCACCGTCGAGATCACCGACCCAGTCAAGCCTACCATCTTCTGCGTGCAGGACGACTAG
- the LOC123447655 gene encoding ribosomal RNA small subunit methyltransferase E has protein sequence MPPAATFSSFAALMRRPPPPTRRLLVAAARAHSTAGTSRARGGLPRFHSPSLPSSKGEVVRIQGDEFWHMTRVLRLGINDRVELFDGAGGLVEGSIQKVDKNGSDVELLENARLIAPQGIQWHVFAAFGTLKGGRADWLIEKCTELGASSVTPLLTERCHTIAENRVDRLQRLVLAAVKQCQRVHDMSLKPPIQIHDLPLAVSQSKLAFLASAEAPPVLSVLPKCGSEEESGLLIIGPEGDFTEEEVKVLKAAGAVPVGLGPCRLRVETATISLLSALMLWSDAAHHGETQRQQRG, from the exons ATGCCACCCGCCGCCACCTTCTCGTCCTTCGCCGCGTTGATGCGCCGGCCTCCGCCGCCGACCcggcgcctcctcgtcgccgccgcaCGCGCGCACAGCACTGCCGGGACCAGCCGTGCTCGCGGCGGCCTGCCGCGGTTCCACTCCCCGTCTCTCCCCTCCTCCAAG GGTGAGGTGGTTCGCATCCAAGGCGACGAGTTCTGGCACATGACACGGGTGTTGCGCCTTGGCATCAATGACAG GGTCGAACTATTTGATGGGGCGGGTGGCTTAGTTGAAGGATCTATACAAAAAGTTGACAAGAATGGATCAGATGTTGAGCTATTAGAGAATGCTAGGCTCATTGCTCCTCAAGGAATTCAATGGCATGTCTTTGCCGCATTTG GGACGCTGAAAGGCGGACGTGCAGATTGGCTTATAGAGAAATGTACT GAACTTGGCGCTTCCAGTGTCACGCCTCTTCTGACTGAACGATGCCACACGATAGCAGAAAATAGAGTGGACAGGTTGCAACGGCTGGTGCTAGCTGCAGTTAAACAAT GCCAGAGAGTGCATGACATGTCACTGAAGCCCCCGATTCAGATACATGATCTTCCGCTGGCT GTGTCGCAATCCAAGCTTGCTTTCCTAGCATCTGCTGAAGCGCCTCCTGTTTTGAGCGTTTTGCCAAAGTGCGGCAGCGAGGAGGAAAGTGGGCTTTTAATCATTGGACCGGAAGGAG ACTTTACGGAAGAGGAGGTGAAGGTTTTGAAGGCGGCTGGTGCGGTCCCTGTAGGTCTCGGTCCATGCAGGCTACGCGTCGAGACAGCCACCATCTCACTCCTTTCTGCGCTCATGCTGTGGTCAGACGCTGCTCATCACGGAGAAACACAGCGGCAACAACGCGGATAG